The Daucus carota subsp. sativus chromosome 2, DH1 v3.0, whole genome shotgun sequence genome includes a window with the following:
- the LOC135150452 gene encoding uncharacterized protein LOC135150452: MDRSWLKADRRTREFENGVDDLLMFAFENGYNEDKISCPCLKCAHSKSWKARIVKNHLFQNGIDETYTRWIWHGEPNIVESPVLDESDNSVSSNYQFCTRMGEADDDDVLSSDSSYFINHVKGEHEPLYPGCENYTKMKALVKLFNLKVKHGMSDSCFSDVLLLIGSLLPEGNNVPSSFNEAKKTLCALGMGYDKIHACPNNCLLYRGPQDEDETTCRICKASRWKLNKKGEEQEGVPAKVLWYFPLIPRIRNLFNTPAIAKDMTWHETERQQDGKMRHPADSQTWKDVDQKWPDFASESRNLRLALSADGFNPFRGNRTDHSSWPVLLSVYNLPPWLCMKRRYIMLCLLISGPTEPGNDIDVFLQPLIEDLQELWRGKQVYDAYRQESLVLRGILLWTISDYPALGNLSGHVVKGYNACIVCVDKTEATRLVHYRKTVVMRHRRWLPRHHPYRKQKAAFDNSVETGAGPIPLTGEQVFERVQHLRDHVFGKTQRQHKRKKGDARPVWKKLSIFFQLEYWKFLPVRHVLDVMHIEKNICEALLGTLLNIPGKTKDRESVRLDMAEMGIRMELRPKTPGKKEKVPLAAWNLSNAEKKVVCSSFLQMKLPDGFCSNIKNLVNMEKLRLVGMKSHDCHTILHHLLPIAIRSVLHKKVRCTIIRFCLFFKAICSKVIDVDKLENMQSQLVETLCQLEKHFPPSFFDVMIHLSIHLVREVKLCGPIFLRWMYPFERFMKAFKGYVRNAAHPEGCIAEAYVAEEAVERLVNFEEATIGLPKNDRHEQNAISKPLSGATMIKPSKEELHLAHLCVLQNSNHMRQYFE, translated from the coding sequence TTGTTAAAAACCATCTGTTTCAAAATGGTATTGATGAAACGTATACTCGCTGGATATGGCACGGGGAGCCAAATATTGTAGAAAGTCCTGTATTGGATGAAAGTGACAACTCGGTATCTTCTAATTACCAATTCTGCACAAGAATGGGTGAAGCTGACGATGATGatgttctttcttcagattCTTCATATTTCATCAACCATGTGAAAGGTGAGCATGAACCTCTTTATCCTGGTTGTGAGAATTACACTAAGATGAAAGCTTTGGTTAAGTTATTCAACTTGAAAGTGAAGCATGGTATGTCTGATTCATGTTTTTCTGATGTTCTATTATTGATTGGGTCTTTGCTACCAGAAGGCAACAATGTCCCTTCTTCTTTCAATGAAGCGAAGAAAACCTTATGTGCATTAGGAATGGGTTATGATAAGATACACGCATGCCCGAATAATTGTCTACTATATCGTGGGCCACAAGATGAAGATGAGACTACTTGTCGCATATGTAAGGCCTCTAGATGGAAACTGAATAAGAAAGGAGAAGAACAAGAAGGAGTCCCTGCTAAGGTCTTATGGTATTTCCCCTTGATACCAAGAATAAGAAATTTGTTCAATACACCAGCGATTGCGAAGGACATGACTTGGCATGAGACCGAACGACAACAAGATGGTAAAATGAGGCATCCAGCAGACTCGCAAACATGGAAGGATGTCGATCAAAAGTGGCCTGATTTTGCATCGGAGAGTAGAAACCTCCGGTTAGCTTTATCCGCCGACGGTTTCAATCCTTTTCGTGGAAACCGTACTGATCACTCAAGTTGGCCAGTTTTGCTATCGGTTTACAACCTTCCACCTTGGCTCTGTATGAAAAGAAGGTACATTATGCTTTGCTTGTTAATATCAGGACCGACCGAGCCTGGAAATGATATAGATGTGTTCCTTCAACCACTTATTGAAGATCTGCAGGAGTTGTGGCGCGGGAAACAAGTGTACGACGCATATAGACAAGAGTCTTTGGTACTTAGGGGCATATTATTATGGACAATAAGTGACTATCCGGCCTTGGGGAACTTGTCGGGACATGTAGTTAAAGGATATAATGCTTGTATTGTTTGTGTTGATAAAACAGAGGCTACTAGGCTGGTTCACTATCGGAAGACGGTAGTTATGAGGCATAGGAGGTGGTTGCCTCGTCATCATCCGTATAGAAAGCAAAAGGCAGCTTTTGATAATAGCGTTGAGACAGGTGCTGGTCCTATTCCATTAACTGGTGAGCAGGTTTTTGAAAGAGTACAACATCTAAGGGACCATGTCTTTGGTAAGACACAACGCCAACATAAACGGAAGAAAGGTGATGCTAGACCAGTTTGGAAGAAGTTATCTATCTTCTTTCAACTTGAGTATTGGAAATTTTTGCCAGTTAGGCATGTTCTCGATGTGATGCACatcgagaaaaatatatgtgaGGCTTTACTTGGAACTTTGCTAAATATTCCCGGAAAGACAAAAGATAGGGAGTCAGTCCGTCTCGATATGGCAGAAATGGGAATAAGAATGGAGCTAAGGCCAAAAACTCCCGGAAAGAAAGAGAAGGTACCTTTGGCTGCATGGAACTTATCAAATGCTGAAAAGAAGGTAGTTTGCTCATCATTTCTTCAAATGAAGTTACCGGATGGATTTTGTTCAAATATCAAGAATCTTGTAAATATGGAAAAACTTCGGCTTGTTGGAATGAAATCTCATGATTGCCACACAATATTGCATCATTTGCTTCCAATTGCGATTCGGTCGGTACTGCACAAAAAAGTCAGGTGCACAATAATAAGGTTTTGCCTTTTCTTCAAGGCAATTTGCAGCAAAGTCATCGATGTAGATAAATTGGAAAATATGCAATCTCAGTTGGTGGAAACATTATGCCAGCTGGAAAAACACTTTCCCCCTTCGTTCTTCGATGTCATGATCCATCTCTCAATTCATCTTGTGAGAGAGGTTAAGCTTTGCGGGCCAATCTTTCTACGTTGGATGTATCCTTTTGAGAGATTTATGAAGGCGTTTAAAGGATATGTTCGAAATGCTGCTCATCCCGAAGGTTGTATTGCCGAGGCATATGTTGCCGAAGAGGCCGTTGAACGTTTGGTCAATTTTGAAGAAGCTACCATAGGTTTGCCAAAAAATGATAGGCATGAGCAAAATGCAATAAGCAAACCTTTATCTGGTGCGACAATGATCAAGCCAAGCAAAGAGGAATTGCATCTAGCACACTTATGTGTTCTGCAAAATAGCAATCACATGAGGCAATATTTTGAGTAA